From one Ignavibacteria bacterium genomic stretch:
- the atpG gene encoding ATP synthase F1 subunit gamma — protein MATLRETRNRIVAVRNTSKITQAMRMVAAAKLRRAQDAITAARPFARQLEKILRNLAMAESDFVHPYFEARASVQHIVIAVLSSDRGLCGAFNANLFRAVQHRIDKLQAQYPGAEIKIVAVGRKSVAQFSKMSHEVIASHPDAFFKLEYSTATSIADHASDVFLTHRADIIELIYNEFVSVIKQEVKILPLLPIIPAAQKTEHSGSAVDYIFEPTRADILESLLPKYLHTQVWRALLDSNAAEQAARMVAMENATTNARDLISSLQLIYNRERQAVITKEMLEIVGGAEALVAH, from the coding sequence ATGGCTACATTACGAGAAACCCGAAACCGTATCGTTGCAGTCCGCAACACATCGAAAATCACTCAGGCAATGCGCATGGTTGCTGCTGCCAAGCTGCGCCGTGCTCAGGATGCAATTACGGCCGCCCGTCCGTTTGCCCGGCAACTGGAGAAGATTCTGCGTAACCTCGCCATGGCCGAGTCGGACTTTGTACACCCGTACTTTGAAGCACGTGCCTCGGTGCAACATATCGTAATTGCCGTACTGTCATCAGACCGCGGCTTATGCGGCGCATTTAACGCCAACCTGTTCAGGGCAGTTCAGCACAGGATTGACAAGCTGCAGGCACAGTATCCCGGCGCAGAAATTAAGATCGTAGCCGTTGGCCGTAAGTCTGTAGCCCAGTTCTCCAAAATGTCGCACGAAGTTATCGCCAGTCACCCCGATGCCTTTTTTAAACTGGAGTATTCAACGGCAACCTCGATTGCCGACCACGCATCGGACGTGTTTTTAACCCACCGTGCCGACATTATTGAACTTATTTACAATGAGTTTGTTTCAGTTATCAAGCAGGAAGTAAAAATCCTTCCGCTGTTGCCGATTATTCCCGCTGCACAGAAAACTGAACACTCAGGATCGGCAGTTGATTATATCTTCGAGCCTACGCGTGCCGACATTCTTGAATCACTCCTGCCAAAGTATCTGCATACCCAGGTTTGGCGCGCACTATTAGACTCGAATGCTGCCGAACAGGCAGCCCGAATGGTTGCAATGGAAAATGCTACCACAAATGCACGAGATCTGATCTCGTCGCTACAGCTTATTTACAACCGTGAGCGACAAGCCGTTATCACAAAAGAGATGTTGGAAATTGTAGGCGGCGCCGAAGCGCTGGTAGCCCACTGA
- a CDS encoding AtpZ/AtpI family protein has protein sequence MHNLRDTNAEKHARAIQEAAPYLSLGAQLAASVLVPGGIGWYIDSRMDSTPWGMVIGLCIGCVVGLVQFLRSANRLLERDHHRKEKKG, from the coding sequence ATGCACAACCTCCGGGATACCAACGCAGAAAAGCATGCCAGGGCGATACAGGAAGCGGCTCCCTATCTTTCATTAGGGGCGCAACTGGCAGCTTCGGTACTGGTTCCGGGAGGCATCGGATGGTATATCGATTCCCGCATGGATAGTACGCCATGGGGTATGGTAATCGGCCTTTGCATTGGGTGTGTGGTTGGCTTGGTTCAGTTTTTACGGTCTGCGAACCGCCTGTTGGAGCGCGACCATCACCGGAAGGAAAAGAAAGGGTAA
- a CDS encoding F0F1 ATP synthase subunit alpha, whose amino-acid sequence MAEVRPEEISAILRRQLSGFENETDVYEVGTVLQVGDGVARVFGLTNVMVSELVEFPNDVVGMVLNLEEDSVGIVLFGDDSLVREGDQARRTGKIASVPVGEALIGRVVNPLGQPLDGKGAIKAEKMFPIERKALGVIDRQPVTEPLQTGITAIDALIPIGRGQRELIIGDRQTGKTVIAIDTIINQKFTHTPEAAALGIKPVYCIYVAIGQKGSTVANVLATLEKYGAMEYTTIVTASASDPAPLQFIAPYCGCSMGEYFRDSGRHALVIYDDLSKQAAAYRQVSLLLRRPPGREAYPGDVFYLHSRLLERAAKLNDSLGGGSLTALPVIETQAGDVAAYIPTNVISITDGQIYLEPNLFNAGVRPALNIGISVSRVGGNAQIKAMKKVAGPLKLELAQFRALEAFAKFGSDLDKSTQQQLRRGSRLLEVMKQRQYQPVSVEVQVVVIYAATKGLMDELPVDTVKEYETKLVEYMQTAHKDLLAKIASEKALTDDIVAGLDTALATFGEHFMATA is encoded by the coding sequence ATGGCTGAAGTCAGACCAGAAGAAATCAGTGCGATTCTCCGACGTCAACTGTCGGGATTCGAAAACGAAACCGATGTGTACGAGGTGGGCACCGTACTGCAGGTAGGTGACGGTGTTGCCCGCGTTTTTGGACTTACCAACGTGATGGTGTCGGAACTGGTGGAATTCCCCAACGACGTTGTGGGAATGGTTCTTAACCTTGAGGAAGACAGCGTTGGTATTGTGCTGTTCGGCGATGACTCGCTGGTACGCGAAGGAGACCAGGCACGCCGCACGGGCAAGATCGCATCAGTCCCGGTTGGCGAAGCCCTGATCGGCAGGGTTGTAAACCCGCTGGGACAACCCCTGGACGGGAAAGGGGCTATCAAAGCTGAAAAAATGTTCCCGATTGAACGCAAGGCCCTTGGCGTTATTGACCGTCAGCCGGTTACCGAGCCGCTCCAAACCGGTATCACTGCCATTGATGCTCTGATACCGATAGGCCGAGGTCAACGCGAACTCATTATCGGTGACCGCCAGACCGGAAAAACGGTGATCGCTATTGATACGATCATTAATCAGAAATTTACCCACACACCCGAAGCGGCTGCGCTTGGTATTAAACCGGTTTACTGTATCTATGTAGCGATTGGACAAAAAGGTTCAACGGTTGCCAACGTTCTGGCTACTCTTGAAAAGTACGGCGCCATGGAATACACCACCATCGTTACCGCGTCGGCATCTGACCCCGCTCCCCTTCAGTTTATCGCTCCATACTGCGGTTGCTCCATGGGTGAGTACTTCAGAGACAGCGGCCGGCACGCCCTGGTGATTTACGACGACTTGTCCAAACAGGCCGCCGCATACCGTCAGGTTTCACTGCTGCTCCGCCGTCCGCCGGGACGCGAAGCCTACCCGGGCGACGTGTTCTACCTGCACAGCCGGTTGCTGGAACGCGCTGCTAAGCTTAACGATAGTCTGGGAGGGGGCTCGTTAACAGCGCTTCCCGTAATCGAAACACAAGCTGGTGACGTAGCTGCATACATCCCTACCAACGTTATCTCGATTACCGACGGACAGATTTACCTGGAACCCAACCTGTTTAATGCAGGCGTACGTCCGGCGCTGAACATTGGTATTTCAGTGTCGCGGGTAGGTGGTAACGCACAGATCAAGGCAATGAAAAAGGTGGCCGGACCGCTGAAGCTCGAGCTGGCACAGTTCCGAGCTCTTGAAGCATTTGCCAAGTTCGGCTCAGACCTTGATAAATCAACACAGCAGCAGCTACGGCGCGGTTCCAGGCTGCTGGAAGTGATGAAGCAGCGTCAGTACCAACCGGTATCTGTAGAAGTCCAGGTGGTTGTGATTTATGCCGCTACAAAGGGTTTGATGGATGAGTTGCCGGTTGACACCGTTAAAGAATACGAAACAAAACTTGTTGAGTATATGCAGACTGCCCATAAGGATCTGCTTGCAAAGATTGCTTCCGAAAAAGCGCTTACCGATGACATTGTAGCCGGGCTTGACACCGCCCTGGCAACATTTGGCGAACACTTCATGGCTACAGCCTGA
- the rfaD gene encoding ADP-glyceromanno-heptose 6-epimerase encodes MVILTGGAGFIGSWILAALNEHGIKDIIVVDSLRTGDKWKNVAGKSYRSIMSKEHFRSRMDGNDWGTIDAVIHMGACSATTSTDNDYLYDNNFVYSTQVAEFALRHNARFVYASSAATYGSGNKGFFDTERDLRPLNMYAYSKHLFDEWIRDNHLDTECVGLKFFNVFGANEYHKGKQASMVWKAYTQLKTTGKIQLFMSDTPDVAHGNQTRDFVYVRDAVSVVLTLVANKEINGIINLGSGIANTWNHLAEAVCMAANVPAAIEYIPMPESLAGQYQNHTCADLTTFRAKMPGTAFYTLEAAVNEYVTQYLATSWPYR; translated from the coding sequence ATGGTGATTCTTACAGGCGGTGCAGGGTTTATTGGAAGCTGGATTCTTGCAGCGTTAAATGAGCACGGCATCAAGGACATCATTGTGGTTGATTCGCTCCGCACGGGTGATAAGTGGAAGAACGTAGCAGGTAAGTCGTACAGAAGCATCATGTCGAAAGAGCATTTCAGGAGTCGCATGGATGGCAACGACTGGGGCACGATTGATGCAGTTATTCACATGGGAGCATGCTCTGCCACAACAAGTACCGATAACGATTATTTGTACGATAACAATTTTGTTTACTCAACGCAGGTTGCCGAGTTTGCCTTGCGCCACAACGCACGATTTGTGTACGCAAGTTCGGCCGCAACCTACGGAAGCGGAAATAAAGGCTTTTTTGATACTGAACGAGACCTTAGACCGCTGAACATGTATGCCTATTCCAAACATCTTTTTGATGAATGGATTCGCGACAACCATCTGGACACGGAATGTGTGGGTTTGAAGTTCTTTAATGTTTTTGGTGCCAACGAATACCACAAGGGCAAACAGGCAAGCATGGTGTGGAAGGCATACACCCAGCTGAAAACAACAGGCAAGATTCAGTTGTTTATGTCGGATACCCCGGACGTTGCCCACGGTAACCAAACACGTGACTTTGTGTACGTGCGCGACGCCGTCAGCGTGGTACTAACACTTGTTGCCAACAAGGAGATCAACGGAATTATCAACCTTGGCAGCGGCATCGCAAATACATGGAACCACCTGGCTGAAGCCGTTTGCATGGCAGCAAACGTTCCAGCGGCGATAGAGTACATACCCATGCCGGAATCACTGGCAGGGCAGTATCAAAATCACACCTGTGCAGACCTGACAACGTTTCGGGCAAAGATGCCCGGGACAGCGTTTTATACTCTGGAGGCGGCAGTTAACGAATATGTTACGCAGTACCTGGCTACCAGTTGGCCGTACAGATAA
- the atpF gene encoding F0F1 ATP synthase subunit B: MPNFLKLDPGLVFWTLVNFGLFVFIIAKFAWKPMKAGLAAREQSIKDSITAAENANAEAQNILREAKEKISGAQAEMMQIVRDGKSQAEELIRKATDEADAVKHQKLVEAQREIEREKDEAIAQLRNEMSTLVVEATEKLLGRTLKDDDHKRIVNDFVQEISKN; the protein is encoded by the coding sequence ATGCCAAATTTTCTGAAACTTGACCCGGGTTTGGTGTTTTGGACACTGGTGAACTTTGGCTTGTTTGTGTTCATCATCGCAAAGTTTGCGTGGAAGCCGATGAAGGCCGGTCTGGCAGCTCGCGAGCAAAGCATCAAGGATTCGATAACGGCTGCCGAAAACGCGAATGCTGAGGCACAGAACATTTTGCGTGAAGCAAAAGAAAAGATTTCCGGTGCTCAGGCAGAAATGATGCAGATCGTTCGTGATGGGAAGTCGCAGGCAGAAGAGCTGATCCGAAAAGCTACCGATGAAGCCGATGCGGTGAAACATCAGAAATTGGTAGAAGCTCAGCGCGAAATCGAACGTGAGAAGGATGAAGCGATTGCCCAGCTTCGCAACGAGATGTCAACACTGGTTGTTGAAGCCACCGAAAAACTTCTCGGGCGGACGCTGAAGGACGATGACCATAAACGAATTGTTAACGACTTTGTTCAAGAGATCTCCAAGAACTAA
- the obgE gene encoding GTPase ObgE has translation MKFIDSATITVASGNGGKGHISFRREKFVPQGGPDGGNGGNGGNVILVASRQLGTLMDFTYRRTYKADHGAEGGKNRCTGKSGANIIIRVPCGTVVRNAATGEQIVDMDRDGTEFTLARGGRGGRGNSEFATAVNQAPRYAEPGTPGEELVVELELKLLADVGLVGFPNAGKSTFISTVSAARPKIADYPFTTLVPNLGMVRLGEGRSFTIADIPGLIEGAHQGRGLGHQFLRHIERTAVLVFMIDAASPDPAADLDVLRTELGNYSKELGKKPAIVLLTKADTLSSEQQQALEQTAFVKGTSAQLISAITGQGVHNVLELLWKPVAEQRSATSEQ, from the coding sequence ATGAAGTTTATCGACAGTGCTACCATCACCGTTGCCTCCGGCAACGGCGGCAAAGGTCATATCAGCTTCCGACGTGAAAAATTCGTCCCCCAGGGCGGGCCCGACGGCGGCAACGGCGGCAACGGCGGCAACGTAATCCTGGTTGCCAGCAGGCAGTTGGGAACCCTGATGGACTTTACCTACCGCCGCACCTACAAGGCAGATCACGGTGCCGAAGGCGGAAAAAACCGCTGTACCGGAAAGAGCGGTGCCAACATTATCATTCGCGTACCCTGCGGTACCGTGGTACGGAATGCTGCAACAGGCGAGCAGATTGTTGATATGGACCGTGACGGTACCGAATTTACTCTTGCCCGTGGCGGACGCGGCGGCAGGGGCAACAGCGAATTTGCCACCGCCGTCAACCAGGCACCCCGATACGCTGAACCCGGCACTCCCGGCGAGGAGCTTGTTGTGGAATTAGAGCTTAAACTCCTTGCGGATGTAGGACTTGTGGGATTCCCCAATGCCGGCAAGAGCACATTTATCAGCACCGTTTCAGCCGCCAGACCCAAGATTGCCGACTACCCCTTTACCACCCTGGTACCCAATCTTGGCATGGTACGGTTGGGCGAAGGCCGCTCCTTTACCATTGCCGACATTCCCGGACTTATTGAAGGCGCTCATCAGGGAAGGGGGCTTGGGCACCAGTTCCTCCGGCATATCGAGCGCACCGCCGTCCTGGTGTTTATGATTGACGCAGCCAGCCCCGACCCCGCCGCCGACCTTGATGTGCTGCGTACCGAACTTGGAAATTACTCAAAAGAACTTGGTAAAAAACCGGCAATTGTGCTGCTTACCAAGGCAGATACCCTGAGTAGTGAACAGCAGCAAGCGCTGGAACAAACAGCCTTTGTAAAGGGTACATCTGCACAGTTGATTTCGGCAATTACCGGTCAAGGTGTACACAATGTACTCGAATTATTATGGAAACCGGTAGCGGAACAACGCAGTGCCACCAGTGAACAATAA
- a CDS encoding sigma-70 family RNA polymerase sigma factor: MKRTDEELLAELVNGDETCFVELMQRYMDPICSFAFRFVGNYDDAVDITQETFVRVYRFSHTYNSDVRFTTWLYTIAANLCRSELRRYRRKYGVSFSEMNSGTDDSAEWEVADTTYSPDERIDSDHIAQQVQSALMKLPAAYREMVILRDIQQLSYEEIAVIARVELGTVKSRINRGRKKLQEQLQGLYVEVFGSSGEKA, encoded by the coding sequence GTGAAACGAACCGATGAAGAATTACTGGCAGAACTGGTTAACGGCGACGAAACATGCTTTGTTGAGCTTATGCAACGATACATGGATCCCATTTGCAGCTTTGCCTTTCGGTTTGTTGGAAATTATGACGATGCAGTTGACATAACACAAGAAACCTTTGTACGAGTGTACCGATTCTCCCACACATATAATTCCGACGTTCGGTTTACCACCTGGCTGTACACCATAGCCGCCAACCTGTGCCGGTCAGAACTGCGCCGGTATCGCCGAAAGTACGGTGTATCGTTTTCGGAAATGAATTCCGGTACCGATGATTCTGCCGAATGGGAGGTTGCTGATACCACGTATAGTCCCGACGAGCGGATAGACTCCGACCACATTGCACAGCAGGTGCAGTCGGCACTTATGAAGTTACCGGCGGCCTACCGCGAGATGGTAATTCTGCGTGACATCCAGCAACTATCGTACGAAGAAATAGCCGTAATTGCCAGGGTGGAGCTTGGTACTGTAAAGAGCCGGATCAACCGCGGACGCAAAAAACTGCAGGAACAGCTTCAGGGCTTGTATGTGGAAGTATTCGGAAGTTCAGGAGAAAAAGCATGA
- the atpB gene encoding F0F1 ATP synthase subunit A, translated as MKTDSLQPSDHVAGTPETTKVTPLTDGHDLAEHPDEVLGSNAIMHLIEDLGDHHEANMFFAHVRQLPVILVDDGFHFYKNPAALEEAGVFTMHGGHPVRKSTGEHPALDLSVTNFVVYEWIAIALISTLFILGTRRYRSKPKEEPKGLQNLLESIVLYVRDEMVRPNVGTDKRCDRLMPYITGLFFFVLVLNLFGMLPGNHAATGALGLTGALALTELVVVNFIAIKDAGIKTWLLHLLGGAPWYMAPIMVPIEIISMFTKPFALMIRLFANMTAGHIVLIALVGLIFYFESYAVAPLSVGFAVFINLLELLVAFLQAYIFAMLTAVFVGLALGEHVTHDSHKHNHDNELATVHPH; from the coding sequence ATGAAGACAGATTCGTTACAACCTTCCGACCATGTAGCCGGAACACCGGAAACGACCAAGGTAACGCCGTTAACCGATGGCCACGACCTTGCTGAACACCCTGATGAAGTGCTCGGCTCCAACGCCATTATGCACCTGATCGAAGATCTGGGCGATCATCATGAAGCAAATATGTTTTTTGCCCATGTACGGCAACTGCCTGTTATCCTGGTTGACGACGGCTTTCATTTTTACAAAAATCCCGCGGCTCTGGAAGAAGCCGGTGTTTTTACAATGCATGGCGGACATCCCGTACGCAAGTCCACAGGCGAACATCCTGCACTCGACCTCTCGGTGACCAACTTTGTTGTGTATGAGTGGATTGCCATTGCGCTGATTTCCACTCTGTTTATCCTTGGCACACGCCGATACCGTTCCAAACCAAAGGAAGAACCCAAAGGTCTTCAGAACCTCCTGGAATCAATTGTGCTGTACGTACGAGACGAAATGGTACGTCCGAATGTTGGTACCGACAAACGGTGCGACCGGCTGATGCCCTACATCACCGGTCTGTTCTTTTTTGTTCTGGTGCTTAATCTTTTTGGTATGCTGCCCGGCAACCATGCCGCTACAGGCGCTCTGGGACTCACCGGCGCACTTGCTCTGACCGAACTCGTGGTTGTTAACTTTATTGCCATTAAGGATGCCGGTATTAAAACCTGGCTGCTGCACCTGCTGGGCGGGGCACCCTGGTACATGGCCCCGATCATGGTACCGATTGAAATCATCTCGATGTTTACAAAGCCATTTGCCCTCATGATCCGTTTGTTTGCAAACATGACGGCCGGGCACATTGTTCTGATAGCGCTGGTTGGCCTGATTTTCTACTTTGAATCGTATGCTGTAGCACCGCTCAGTGTTGGTTTTGCAGTATTCATCAATCTTCTTGAACTGCTGGTGGCCTTCCTGCAGGCATACATCTTTGCCATGCTTACCGCCGTTTTTGTTGGCCTTGCCCTGGGCGAACACGTTACCCACGACTCACACAAACACAATCACGACAACGAATTAGCAACAGTACATCCACATTAA
- the radA gene encoding DNA repair protein RadA, with the protein MSTKSRSIYRCSQCAHVTTKWVGRCPACGMWETMTEETAPSAKRTRSNAGARAGATVPLPQVQGAGYVRASTTMAELDRVLGGGVVPGSVVLLGGDPGMGKSTLALQVCAAMGSPQSPALYVTGEESVYQIKQRADRLGITGAIEVLPETHVETVVQTVHALHPCIVVVDSIQTITCENLESSAGTVAQVRESAALLTKLAKTTHVPLILIGHVTKDGFIAGPKVLEHIVDTVLQFEGEGMYAYRILRSLKNRYGSTNEIGVFEMTSGGLRNVLNPSEALGALRHAGEPGIAIAAVIEGTRPLLVEVQALVVSSGYSQPQRVSTGYDLRRLQLLLAVLERRGGVNLRQQDVFVKVAGGLSVQDPAVDLAVAMAITSSVADAAIPANTAFVGEIGLAGEVRPVAFSDVRTQEAVRLGIEHLHMARSTTPKNGETGDRKNILRLTNVIHDVFSGTIPNQKRKQGYGGE; encoded by the coding sequence ATGAGCACAAAAAGCAGAAGTATTTATCGGTGTTCACAGTGCGCACATGTGACCACAAAATGGGTGGGCCGCTGTCCGGCCTGCGGCATGTGGGAAACCATGACCGAGGAGACCGCACCGTCAGCCAAACGGACGCGGTCCAACGCCGGTGCCAGGGCAGGTGCTACCGTCCCGTTGCCACAGGTTCAGGGTGCAGGCTATGTGCGTGCAAGTACCACCATGGCCGAACTGGACCGGGTTCTGGGTGGCGGCGTAGTGCCGGGAAGCGTGGTGCTGCTGGGCGGCGATCCCGGTATGGGTAAAAGCACCCTTGCCCTGCAGGTGTGTGCCGCCATGGGCAGTCCGCAGTCACCGGCATTGTATGTTACCGGTGAAGAAAGCGTGTACCAGATAAAACAGCGGGCAGACAGACTGGGCATTACCGGCGCCATCGAAGTACTCCCCGAAACACATGTTGAAACCGTTGTCCAAACCGTTCATGCACTCCATCCCTGCATCGTCGTGGTGGACTCCATACAAACAATTACCTGCGAAAACCTTGAAAGCAGTGCCGGTACCGTGGCGCAGGTGCGTGAAAGCGCTGCGTTGCTAACAAAACTTGCCAAAACCACCCACGTGCCGTTGATCCTGATTGGTCATGTTACCAAGGATGGCTTTATTGCCGGACCCAAGGTGCTGGAACATATTGTGGACACCGTGCTGCAGTTCGAGGGCGAGGGAATGTATGCGTACAGGATACTGCGGTCACTAAAAAACCGCTACGGCTCCACCAACGAAATTGGTGTGTTCGAAATGACGTCCGGCGGACTCCGGAATGTGTTAAACCCGAGTGAAGCACTTGGAGCACTCCGGCATGCCGGTGAGCCCGGCATAGCTATCGCCGCAGTAATCGAAGGCACACGTCCGCTCCTGGTAGAAGTTCAGGCCCTGGTAGTATCCAGCGGATACTCACAGCCACAGCGGGTTAGCACTGGCTACGACCTGCGCCGGCTCCAGCTTCTGCTGGCCGTTCTTGAACGTCGGGGCGGTGTGAACCTGCGTCAGCAGGACGTATTTGTTAAAGTTGCCGGTGGCCTCAGCGTGCAGGACCCTGCCGTTGACTTAGCCGTTGCCATGGCAATCACATCAAGTGTTGCCGATGCGGCAATACCCGCCAATACTGCCTTTGTTGGCGAGATTGGTCTTGCCGGCGAGGTCCGCCCCGTAGCCTTCAGTGACGTTCGCACCCAGGAAGCCGTCCGCCTTGGCATCGAACACCTGCACATGGCCCGGAGTACTACACCAAAAAACGGTGAAACCGGTGACCGGAAAAATATATTACGTCTTACAAACGTGATTCATGACGTATTCAGCGGAACTATTCCAAATCAAAAACGTAAACAAGGATACGGGGGAGAATAG
- the atpH gene encoding ATP synthase F1 subunit delta: protein MSVVAIAKRYAHALLIEAKKTQSEDVLLKDFALINAAISHSADLRMLLRSPIIESWRKKNVIREIFNSTVSELMLKFLLLVVDKRREQFIPEIATAFSELVDTERNITRVGVTSAHEIDADSQASLTKVLSSRTKSTVEATYKTDSSLLGGVTVTVGDTVIDGSLRHRLQELKHRLANN from the coding sequence ATGTCTGTTGTTGCCATTGCAAAACGGTACGCACACGCCCTGCTCATCGAAGCAAAAAAGACGCAATCGGAAGATGTTCTGCTGAAAGACTTTGCGTTGATTAACGCAGCCATCAGCCACTCTGCAGACCTGCGAATGCTGCTGCGGAGTCCCATTATCGAGTCATGGCGCAAAAAAAACGTCATCCGTGAAATTTTCAACAGCACTGTCTCGGAACTGATGCTAAAGTTTCTGCTCCTGGTGGTTGATAAACGACGTGAACAGTTTATTCCGGAAATCGCCACGGCCTTTTCTGAACTGGTAGATACCGAACGCAATATCACCAGAGTGGGGGTAACAAGTGCTCACGAGATCGATGCCGATTCACAAGCATCACTTACCAAGGTACTCTCATCAAGAACAAAAAGCACGGTAGAAGCTACCTACAAAACCGATTCATCGCTGCTTGGCGGTGTAACCGTTACCGTAGGCGATACCGTCATTGATGGTTCGTTGCGCCACAGGCTGCAGGAACTCAAACACCGACTTGCGAATAATTGA
- the atpE gene encoding ATP synthase F0 subunit C gives MEAVAFAWLSAGLGVGVTVFGVGTGIGRLAAAALEASSRQPENAGDIRTTMIIGAALIEGVALLAGVICILLALKTH, from the coding sequence ATGGAAGCAGTCGCATTTGCATGGCTCTCAGCCGGTTTAGGCGTTGGAGTCACGGTTTTCGGTGTAGGTACCGGTATCGGACGTTTGGCCGCAGCCGCCCTTGAAGCCAGCAGCCGTCAGCCCGAAAATGCCGGTGACATCCGTACCACGATGATCATCGGTGCAGCACTTATCGAAGGTGTTGCGCTTCTGGCAGGCGTTATCTGTATTCTGCTCGCACTGAAAACGCACTAA